In the Candidatus Electrothrix sp. GW3-4 genome, one interval contains:
- a CDS encoding transposase codes for MLNVKDHKTINMFDPFDYLGPKRRKMLDESWAGIFRDHVRHILPVDLLTRYFSTGMGRPTNELVAMMGAMLLQHMHDLTDEETAEQFAFNIQWHYALDITSNSDKAAYVCPRSIWTMRSIMTEYGLYDDIFKAVGDELMKTFDADPSLQRIDSVHIFSNMKHLGRVGIFTGTIKKFLTNLKRQHKNEFKALDPDLRDRYLKKEEANAFSMVKPSESTKTLQMVADDLFFFINKFASHHSIPSMDSYQLMTRILKEQCITEQGGNTDELRVTLKPNKDIPSDSLQNPSDPDAGYSGHKGKGYQVQIAETYSTEEDAEILSLITYVDVQAAHESDADALIPYLEAAEQRGVKPEEISADTLYGSDDNHEAAKQKGVDLIAPTLDRQKGLFCTLTDFEFSENGFVISCPEQCRPVKKSRKKDRFTIAFSSERCDACPRVNHCPVKPGKKDLSYLRYNEKNVRLAQRRAYERTDEFKEKYRFRAGVEATMSQLDRRTGIKHLRVRGMKAVRFAATMKATALNIIRAAAYKKRRNKGKNPSSPSFGGLIGLILIVKEHFHNFLDKIKIAKVTSPTF; via the coding sequence ATGCTAAACGTCAAAGATCACAAAACCATCAACATGTTCGACCCGTTTGATTATCTCGGGCCAAAACGTCGAAAAATGCTGGACGAGTCATGGGCCGGGATTTTTCGGGATCATGTCCGTCATATTCTTCCGGTTGATCTCCTTACCCGGTATTTCAGTACGGGCATGGGGCGACCAACCAATGAACTCGTTGCCATGATGGGGGCAATGTTGTTGCAGCATATGCATGATCTGACAGACGAAGAAACAGCCGAGCAGTTTGCCTTTAACATACAATGGCATTATGCCCTTGATATCACAAGCAACTCAGATAAAGCAGCCTATGTCTGTCCAAGAAGTATCTGGACCATGCGCTCTATCATGACGGAATATGGACTGTATGACGATATCTTCAAGGCTGTAGGCGACGAGCTTATGAAAACGTTCGATGCTGATCCTTCTCTGCAACGTATAGATTCTGTTCATATATTTTCCAACATGAAGCACCTCGGTCGTGTCGGGATCTTCACTGGCACCATCAAAAAATTCCTGACCAATCTCAAACGGCAGCACAAAAACGAGTTCAAAGCCCTTGACCCGGATTTGCGAGATCGCTACCTGAAAAAAGAAGAGGCAAATGCCTTCTCTATGGTCAAACCATCCGAATCGACCAAAACCCTGCAAATGGTTGCTGACGATCTTTTCTTTTTTATCAACAAGTTCGCCTCTCATCACAGCATCCCGTCTATGGACTCGTATCAGCTCATGACGCGTATTCTGAAAGAACAATGCATCACAGAGCAGGGCGGAAATACTGATGAACTGCGTGTTACTCTGAAGCCGAATAAGGATATCCCCTCCGACTCCCTTCAGAATCCCTCTGATCCCGATGCCGGATACAGCGGTCATAAAGGCAAGGGATATCAGGTGCAAATCGCAGAAACATACAGCACAGAGGAAGATGCTGAAATTCTTTCCCTGATTACCTATGTTGATGTGCAGGCTGCCCATGAAAGTGATGCCGATGCCCTGATACCGTATCTTGAGGCCGCAGAACAACGTGGCGTAAAACCGGAAGAAATATCAGCTGATACGCTCTACGGAAGCGATGACAATCACGAGGCGGCAAAACAAAAAGGCGTTGATCTGATCGCCCCCACGCTGGATCGCCAAAAAGGTCTCTTCTGCACTCTGACCGATTTTGAGTTTTCTGAAAACGGTTTTGTCATCTCGTGTCCTGAACAATGCCGACCTGTCAAAAAATCCAGGAAAAAAGACAGGTTCACCATAGCCTTTTCATCGGAAAGGTGTGATGCCTGCCCAAGAGTCAACCATTGCCCTGTCAAACCCGGCAAAAAAGACCTCAGCTATCTCCGATACAATGAAAAAAATGTCCGCCTCGCGCAAAGAAGGGCATACGAACGAACCGATGAATTCAAAGAAAAGTATCGGTTCCGGGCCGGGGTCGAGGCGACCATGTCGCAGCTTGATCGCCGCACGGGGATCAAGCATCTTCGGGTGCGGGGAATGAAAGCGGTTCGTTTCGCAGCGACCATGAAAGCAACAGCACTCAATATTATACGGGCAGCTGCGTACAAAAAACGGAGAAATAAGGGAAAAAATCCCTCTTCACCCTCCTTCGGAGGCTTGATTGGCCTGATTTTGATTGTCAAAGAGCATTTTCACAATTTTTTGGACAAAATCAAAATCGCCAAAGTCACATCACCAACTTTTTGA
- a CDS encoding glycosyltransferase, whose translation MAHLKGKIRPILIIDLAKHFGGVEVRVLSMAKELQGQQPYAVATLKDSPLHRKLEAASLTCLPVPFARSDPRLLFFFRKVLRQQGFGVIDAHNVQSQFWGHLAACLTGGITKVTTVHSAYRIEHNRSLKGLFYEQILRMNSWLGARFIAVTGAVHDYLHDAGIPLKRISLVQNSIRLPSQPNRTNRDALRKSLGWPEKSYIIIVVARLEPVKGHTFLLEALGRLVDRQPLLRCLIVGEGRSRAELVSQVEQIKLQKIVHFTGFRDDIPALLGASDLFCLPSLSEGLPYALLESVAHNVPLLVTQVGGMAELLQHGRTAFLVPPSDPDALAEGIQWCLDHPEETSAMSQKAHEWLRQTFNPQKMIDQTLTIYQS comes from the coding sequence ATGGCGCATTTAAAGGGAAAAATCCGTCCCATACTGATTATTGATCTGGCGAAACACTTTGGTGGAGTCGAGGTGCGTGTGCTTTCCATGGCCAAAGAACTTCAGGGACAGCAGCCCTATGCAGTGGCGACCTTGAAAGACTCTCCCCTGCATCGTAAGCTCGAAGCCGCCAGCCTGACCTGTCTGCCGGTTCCCTTTGCACGCAGCGACCCACGTCTTTTGTTTTTTTTTCGCAAGGTTCTTCGCCAACAAGGCTTTGGCGTCATTGACGCACACAATGTCCAATCCCAGTTTTGGGGGCACCTAGCTGCCTGCCTGACGGGTGGAATTACCAAGGTCACGACCGTACACAGTGCCTATCGAATTGAGCACAACAGGTCGTTAAAGGGGTTGTTTTATGAACAAATTTTACGAATGAACTCCTGGCTCGGTGCAAGGTTCATTGCGGTGACCGGTGCTGTACATGATTACCTACACGATGCCGGGATCCCCCTCAAACGGATAAGCCTTGTTCAAAACAGTATCCGGCTGCCATCCCAACCCAACCGAACGAACAGGGATGCCCTCAGGAAATCTTTAGGATGGCCAGAAAAATCCTATATTATCATAGTAGTTGCTCGACTTGAGCCGGTCAAGGGACATACCTTTTTGCTTGAGGCGTTAGGCAGGCTGGTCGATAGGCAGCCGTTGTTGCGCTGCCTGATTGTAGGAGAGGGGCGTAGCCGCGCCGAACTTGTCAGTCAGGTTGAGCAGATAAAACTCCAAAAAATAGTCCATTTCACCGGGTTCCGCGACGATATCCCTGCGTTGCTGGGAGCCAGCGATCTCTTTTGCCTCCCCTCTCTCTCCGAAGGCTTACCTTATGCTTTATTGGAAAGCGTTGCCCACAACGTTCCTCTCCTGGTGACCCAGGTCGGCGGCATGGCAGAACTGTTACAACACGGAAGGACCGCATTCTTAGTGCCGCCTTCAGACCCGGATGCATTGGCTGAAGGAATACAGTGGTGCCTTGATCATCCAGAGGAAACATCCGCTATGAGCCAAAAGGCTCATGAATGGCTCAGACAAACATTTAATCCCCAAAAAATGATTGATCAAACCTTGACCATCTACCAAAGTTGA
- a CDS encoding polysaccharide deacetylase family protein, whose translation MNPVSSKGLQFLFHTGALDLIHALWPPRVTVLAYHRVTDPHTPGFDSFKANVSATPEAFAEQMDYVRKRFSVISLENLLDSLRGRHKLPANPLLITFDDGYRDNLENAFPLLQQRHMPAVIFLTTDHIGQATPFYWDLIAYCFSHTLKKEVELPLFGKKQWDDEQSRIEVMGSWLDILKTQANDKKKWAMQQLPSLLDVAVPENHFSGNHLNWDQVRTLVASGIEMGAHTQSHPILSRIPQDQVQQEIFGSKERIEQETGRPVKAFAYPNGLPADFNPTTQTILKNAGFEAAFTLLPGPTRWAAVQKHPLAIPRVSIHHKDTLPRFAAKLMGISKLSRGCI comes from the coding sequence ATGAATCCAGTAAGCTCAAAAGGCCTGCAATTTCTTTTCCATACAGGGGCGTTGGATCTTATCCATGCATTATGGCCTCCCAGAGTGACTGTCCTCGCCTATCACCGGGTAACCGATCCCCATACGCCAGGCTTTGATAGCTTCAAAGCAAACGTAAGTGCCACGCCAGAAGCCTTTGCAGAACAAATGGATTATGTTCGCAAACGCTTTAGTGTTATTTCACTGGAAAATCTCCTGGACAGCCTGCGGGGAAGGCATAAGCTGCCAGCGAATCCCCTGCTGATTACCTTTGACGATGGTTATCGAGATAATCTCGAGAACGCTTTCCCTCTTTTACAACAACGGCACATGCCAGCGGTAATATTTCTCACCACAGACCATATTGGTCAGGCCACCCCTTTTTATTGGGATCTGATTGCGTACTGCTTCTCCCACACATTGAAAAAAGAGGTAGAGCTCCCCCTGTTCGGCAAAAAACAATGGGATGACGAACAGAGCCGAATAGAAGTTATGGGGAGCTGGCTCGACATATTAAAAACACAGGCCAATGATAAAAAGAAGTGGGCAATGCAACAACTGCCCAGCTTGCTTGACGTTGCTGTGCCGGAAAATCATTTTTCCGGTAACCACTTGAACTGGGATCAGGTACGAACTCTTGTCGCGTCCGGTATAGAGATGGGAGCACATACGCAAAGCCATCCCATTTTATCCCGTATTCCTCAAGACCAGGTACAACAAGAAATCTTCGGTTCAAAAGAACGCATTGAGCAGGAAACGGGCAGACCGGTAAAGGCGTTTGCGTATCCCAACGGCCTTCCAGCCGACTTTAATCCGACCACCCAGACCATCCTGAAGAATGCAGGTTTTGAAGCGGCTTTCACCTTGCTGCCTGGACCGACCCGCTGGGCTGCAGTACAGAAACACCCCTTGGCGATCCCACGTGTTTCCATTCACCATAAAGACACACTTCCACGTTTTGCGGCTAAGTTGATGGGTATTTCAAAATTATCAAGAGGATGCATTTAA
- a CDS encoding CAP domain-containing protein has protein sequence MRKTIKVLAGAFLVASFLMAGEQSLAKQNTVAPQAMTAAHNQWRAKLGIPSLRWSDQLAHAAQKWADQLARTSCRPMQSRSGYGENLYWASPIISSNGTRRLQNLSEQDVVAIWTEEAHSYNYANNSCRGRCGNYTQIIWKDTQEVGCGMAVCRDKAQIWVCNYSPPGNVIGRKPY, from the coding sequence ATGAGAAAGACAATCAAGGTACTGGCTGGAGCGTTTCTGGTGGCATCATTCCTGATGGCGGGCGAGCAGTCCCTTGCAAAGCAAAACACTGTTGCCCCACAAGCCATGACCGCAGCCCACAATCAATGGAGAGCCAAATTAGGCATCCCTTCTCTTAGATGGTCCGATCAACTTGCCCATGCTGCCCAAAAATGGGCTGACCAGCTGGCAAGAACCTCCTGTAGACCCATGCAGAGCAGATCCGGCTACGGAGAGAATCTTTACTGGGCCAGCCCAATAATCTCCTCGAACGGGACCAGAAGACTGCAAAACCTCTCGGAGCAGGATGTCGTAGCGATCTGGACCGAGGAGGCCCACAGCTATAACTATGCCAACAACAGCTGTCGAGGCAGATGCGGCAACTACACCCAGATTATCTGGAAGGATACGCAGGAAGTCGGATGCGGTATGGCGGTCTGCAGGGATAAGGCCCAAATCTGGGTGTGCAATTATTCTCCTCCCGGTAATGTTATCGGTCGAAAACCATATTAA
- a CDS encoding sulfotransferase, with translation MKPHEQAVFIALETTAYSGATLLTALLGSHPGIATVAEMSGLIEGEDPDEYLCSCGQKIKTCDFWQKVKDGMNNRGFEFDVADFNTQFIPENPSLLQRLRAGSSRNGLLDSIRDKILFSLPSPARQLQAMSDRNTAFIETVLEITGKRVFIDSSKDRLRPKALRRFSPLDVRIIQLVRDVRGVVASSLRMDKKLTAAQAARSWCRLHQRVERTAASWDKESNIIIRYEDLCHKTEDTLKRLYTFCGVSPDFTIKNIQTVSHHLIGNDMRLTPISKIQIDTRWQEELSNDQLKEIEEVAGDLGRTYGYY, from the coding sequence ATGAAACCACATGAGCAAGCAGTCTTTATAGCTCTAGAAACCACGGCTTATTCTGGAGCAACTCTCCTGACAGCATTGTTAGGGTCTCATCCAGGTATAGCCACAGTGGCTGAGATGAGCGGCTTGATTGAGGGCGAAGATCCAGATGAATACCTCTGCTCGTGTGGCCAGAAAATCAAGACCTGCGATTTCTGGCAAAAGGTAAAAGACGGGATGAACAACAGAGGATTCGAGTTTGATGTAGCAGATTTTAACACCCAATTTATCCCGGAAAATCCGTCCCTGCTCCAACGTCTTCGTGCGGGCTCTTCCCGGAACGGTTTGCTCGATTCCATTCGAGACAAAATTCTCTTTTCCTTACCCAGCCCTGCTCGACAGCTTCAGGCAATGTCTGACAGGAATACAGCATTCATCGAGACCGTCCTGGAGATAACTGGCAAACGGGTTTTTATCGACTCATCCAAAGACCGTTTGAGGCCCAAGGCCTTACGTCGCTTTTCCCCACTTGATGTACGGATTATTCAGCTGGTTCGTGATGTCAGAGGGGTGGTTGCTTCCAGCCTGCGTATGGATAAAAAGTTAACAGCAGCACAGGCGGCAAGGTCTTGGTGCCGACTGCACCAGCGGGTGGAACGTACTGCGGCATCCTGGGATAAAGAGAGCAACATCATTATTCGATACGAGGACCTATGTCATAAGACAGAAGACACGCTCAAACGGCTTTATACATTTTGCGGGGTATCTCCTGATTTTACTATCAAAAATATCCAAACCGTTTCCCACCATCTCATTGGAAATGATATGAGGCTGACCCCGATTTCAAAAATTCAAATTGATACGAGGTGGCAGGAAGAGCTGTCGAATGACCAGCTCAAAGAAATCGAAGAGGTGGCCGGTGATCTAGGCCGTACATACGGATATTATTGA
- the ltrA gene encoding group II intron reverse transcriptase/maturase yields the protein MRQRELFVDERSLFEKLCDVRFLRAGFKAVKKNGGSPGVDGVTVEEFGSSLKEEIEQLAEELAGWRYKPSPVQRVEIPKPGKGAGVRLLGVPCVKDRVVHATIKQLLEPILDPVFSDHSFGFRPGRSQRQAVESGQRIVKSGKEYVVDIDLSKFFDRVNHDRLIYLLSGHVDDKRVLRLIGMILRSGIMKDGDVMLSEKGTPQGSPLSPLLSNVVLDELDKELERRGLEFCRFADDCNIYVRSPKAAERVMSSISKFIEKKLKLKINRDKSRVAHSSEVKFLGMTIIEGTLAISAKSMKTAMQKVKELTPRGTYLPLEKTIKRINRWYVGWAGYYRMTEYPSQLSKIEAHIRRRLRARLVDQQKRRRHLFKKLKKRGVSRKSAANAAFSNNGRWALSHTFALEKAYPVAWFIQEKGQEIRSDQKHSHWLPLHRWIRV from the coding sequence ATGAGACAAAGGGAACTGTTTGTTGATGAAAGAAGTCTCTTTGAGAAACTCTGCGACGTGCGATTTTTGCGTGCAGGTTTCAAGGCAGTGAAGAAGAACGGCGGCTCTCCCGGAGTAGACGGGGTAACGGTCGAAGAATTCGGCAGCAGCCTGAAAGAAGAGATAGAACAGCTTGCGGAAGAACTTGCAGGCTGGAGGTATAAACCGAGTCCGGTGCAACGGGTTGAAATACCCAAGCCGGGCAAAGGTGCAGGTGTTCGTTTGCTTGGGGTACCCTGCGTAAAAGACAGGGTTGTTCATGCGACGATCAAACAGCTTTTGGAGCCCATACTTGATCCGGTATTTTCCGATCACAGCTTTGGTTTTCGTCCCGGACGTAGTCAACGTCAGGCGGTGGAATCCGGCCAGCGGATTGTGAAGAGCGGGAAAGAGTATGTGGTGGACATCGACTTGTCGAAATTTTTCGACCGAGTGAACCATGATCGTTTGATTTATCTTCTTTCAGGGCATGTGGATGATAAACGGGTACTCCGTTTAATCGGCATGATTCTGCGGAGCGGGATAATGAAGGACGGTGATGTAATGCTCAGTGAGAAAGGCACTCCCCAGGGAAGCCCTCTGAGTCCGCTGTTGAGCAATGTAGTGCTTGATGAACTGGACAAGGAGCTTGAACGGCGGGGGCTTGAGTTTTGCCGCTTTGCTGATGATTGCAATATCTATGTTCGCTCGCCCAAAGCGGCAGAGCGTGTCATGAGCAGTATCAGTAAATTTATTGAAAAGAAACTCAAGCTGAAGATCAACCGTGATAAGAGCAGGGTCGCTCATTCCAGCGAGGTAAAATTTCTCGGAATGACTATCATTGAAGGAACGCTGGCTATTTCAGCGAAATCGATGAAAACGGCCATGCAGAAAGTCAAAGAGTTGACACCGCGAGGCACGTATCTGCCGCTGGAGAAAACGATTAAGCGGATAAACCGTTGGTATGTCGGTTGGGCCGGGTATTATCGGATGACGGAATATCCATCTCAACTCAGCAAAATCGAAGCGCATATACGGAGAAGACTCCGTGCGCGTCTGGTGGATCAACAGAAAAGGCGTCGCCATCTGTTCAAGAAGCTGAAGAAAAGAGGGGTGAGCCGAAAGAGTGCAGCAAACGCGGCATTTTCGAATAATGGTCGATGGGCCTTATCTCATACTTTTGCGTTAGAAAAAGCATACCCTGTTGCTTGGTTCATCCAGGAAAAGGGACAAGAGATACGGTCAGATCAAAAGCATTCGCACTGGTTACCTCTTCATCGATGGATAAGAGTATAA
- the asnB gene encoding asparagine synthase (glutamine-hydrolyzing), translating into MCGIFGWFGTSPENAGGQFETISRLLHHRGPDDKGFEQGEGWGLGFRRLSILDLSELGHQPMQSPDQRFWIAFNGEIYNYIELRNRLEQQGERFRGSSDTEVLLRLLACEGTDGLTRLNGMFALAVVDTKKRTFLLTRDRLGQKPLYYAFGPEQLRFASELKCLLSWPDAPRQIDPQALAQYLTLGYLPNESCIFQGHYKLPPGHFLTGSLDTPKQVTPSPYWQLEVNKERGENNFSRNDQEELIDLFSNAVQIRLRSDVPVGIFLSGGVDSGLVAALAAKANVPVPPLALTVGFAEKSYDETAQAQATADHVGLEHKIIIQRSGSLRDIDRLAWFYDEPFGDASALPTMNLCEAASDYATVFLAGDGGDEAFGGYRRYVEAQRYIQLAGLPSLARGGMRLLATLLPFTSPLGYRLLKSSLPDNGFAAVFDGEGLAEDPVLKMVFHPEFKENTASASTPVQQRWLLSKGQNLLTRQQALDYALYLPDDILVKVDRASMAHSIEVRSPFLDYRLVEWAARLPRATLMNTTMGKLPLRTAGKALLPPTIQQGEKRGFGIPLDDWFREPSGHDFVRNRLLSVRAKERGLWDVPGVEKVLDAHQTRQGRNFGEILWRLLILDAWARHYLDDTTFLQGPPERVGL; encoded by the coding sequence ATGTGTGGCATATTCGGGTGGTTCGGAACCAGCCCTGAAAACGCAGGTGGACAATTTGAGACCATATCGCGTCTGTTACATCACCGCGGACCGGATGACAAGGGGTTTGAGCAGGGTGAGGGATGGGGACTCGGGTTTCGCAGGCTCAGCATTCTCGATCTGAGTGAACTTGGCCATCAACCGATGCAGAGCCCTGATCAACGATTCTGGATCGCCTTTAACGGAGAAATATATAACTACATAGAGCTTCGCAACCGTCTGGAACAGCAGGGGGAAAGGTTTCGGGGATCATCGGACACCGAAGTACTGCTCAGGCTGCTTGCCTGTGAAGGAACAGATGGCTTGACACGGCTGAACGGCATGTTTGCCCTGGCTGTTGTGGACACAAAGAAACGAACCTTTCTCCTGACACGCGACCGATTGGGCCAAAAACCCCTGTACTACGCTTTCGGACCAGAGCAACTCCGCTTCGCCTCGGAGTTAAAGTGTTTGTTGTCCTGGCCCGATGCCCCACGTCAAATAGATCCACAAGCCCTGGCTCAATATTTAACACTTGGCTACCTCCCTAATGAAAGCTGTATTTTTCAAGGGCATTACAAGCTCCCACCCGGTCATTTCCTGACCGGTTCCCTGGATACCCCAAAACAAGTCACCCCCTCTCCGTACTGGCAACTGGAGGTGAACAAGGAACGTGGTGAAAATAATTTCAGCAGAAATGACCAGGAAGAACTGATCGACCTGTTCTCCAATGCCGTACAGATTCGGCTCCGAAGTGATGTTCCGGTCGGAATTTTTTTGTCTGGCGGTGTCGATAGTGGACTCGTGGCCGCTCTGGCCGCTAAAGCAAATGTTCCGGTACCTCCTCTGGCACTGACAGTGGGTTTTGCCGAGAAGAGTTATGATGAAACCGCCCAGGCTCAAGCTACTGCAGACCATGTTGGTCTAGAGCACAAAATTATTATCCAACGCTCAGGGAGTTTGCGGGATATTGATCGGTTGGCCTGGTTTTATGACGAACCTTTTGGTGACGCATCTGCTCTGCCTACGATGAACCTGTGTGAAGCCGCTTCAGACTATGCAACGGTTTTTCTAGCTGGTGATGGAGGTGATGAGGCCTTTGGCGGTTATCGACGTTACGTTGAAGCGCAGCGCTACATCCAGCTGGCGGGTCTTCCGTCTCTGGCAAGAGGGGGGATGCGCCTACTCGCCACCCTTCTTCCCTTTACCTCTCCCCTAGGCTATCGTTTGTTGAAGAGTAGTCTGCCAGATAATGGTTTTGCCGCTGTTTTTGACGGGGAGGGGCTGGCCGAAGACCCTGTACTGAAAATGGTCTTCCACCCAGAGTTCAAAGAGAACACGGCTAGTGCCAGCACACCGGTCCAACAACGCTGGCTCCTCAGCAAAGGTCAGAATCTCCTTACTCGTCAACAGGCATTGGATTATGCGTTATACTTACCAGATGACATCTTGGTGAAAGTTGACCGGGCTTCCATGGCCCATTCCATTGAAGTGCGCTCTCCTTTTCTTGATTACCGCTTGGTTGAATGGGCGGCACGCCTGCCGCGAGCAACGTTGATGAACACAACAATGGGGAAACTCCCCTTAAGGACCGCAGGTAAAGCCCTGCTTCCTCCGACCATTCAACAGGGAGAGAAACGCGGTTTCGGCATCCCGCTGGATGATTGGTTTCGGGAGCCGAGTGGACACGATTTTGTCCGGAACCGACTTCTCTCTGTCAGGGCCAAAGAAAGAGGATTATGGGATGTACCGGGCGTAGAGAAGGTCCTTGATGCGCACCAGACAAGACAAGGGCGAAATTTTGGCGAAATACTGTGGCGTCTGCTCATCCTGGATGCCTGGGCACGTCATTACCTTGATGATACCACATTTCTCCAGGGCCCCCCTGAGCGTGTGGGTCTATGA